The Pseudomonadota bacterium genome contains the following window.
TTCCTCTGCTCCCGTACGTGCCCCCCCATGACGCGAGAGGGGCCAGATGCCGAGTCCCACCTTGTTGGGTTCAAGTGTACGGGGCGGGCGTGAACGAACGATTGCCGCGATGTTTCCAACATGTGAACCGCTGGCAGATCTGAACCTGAACAGGCGCAGCGCACGAGTTCACGTCTACGCAACAGAACGTTAACAAGCGGGGGCGTCGGTTTTGCCGCGAGATTTGCGAGACCCGATATGCTGTCGGTGGAGACAGTCGAGGGGTTCACTGACGTCACGACGTGACGACGGGATGCCTAGCGACGGGGTCTTCGTTCCCCTGGTCACTGAGAGCGGAATCTCTTGGTGACGCCTCTCTCCTCACAAAACAACACAGCTCGAACCTCTCAAGCCCGCCGCTTCTCGTAACGAGTCGGCGGGCTTTTCATCTCTCGAGCGCCGCTGGTGGACTACCCGCCGGAGTTGAAAAGGCTGTCTTGTTCCTTCTGGTAGTCGGGCTGATCGCCCTGACTCACGATCTCGACCGTGGCAGGCGCGAAGATGTAGATGCTGTCGGCAATCTTGGTCATGTGACCGTCGATGGCGTAGGCGATTCCACTGAGGAAGTCGACGATGCGTCGCGCAAGGTCCTTGTCGGTCTTGCGCACGTTCACGATGATGGGCTTCTTCTGCTTGAGCGCCTCAGCGACCTCACGCGCCTCACCGAACGACGAGGGCTCAAGGAGAACGATCTGCTGCGCGCCCGGGCGCCGGAGCGGCAGGTTCACGATGTTGGAGCGATTCATCTGACGAACGGGGGCCGACATCTGAGGATGCTGCTGAAGGGCCTCGATGCTGCTGCTGCTGATGGAGTAGCTGTCAGACTCTTCGAGTGCAAAGAAGCGGCGTACGCGCTCGAGCATACCAACGGCCATGTTCGTCTTCCTCCGAGTTCGGATCGCCTCGCCAGCGAGAGAGACGGCGCGTCTTCAACTTCATTGGCTTCGTGGCAGTCTCGCCTGGGAGCGCGACTTCGCCACGTGGGCATTTTGAACAGTATTCAATACACACCTGTCTCGTCCCTGCGGCCCCGTCAGCCAATTTTTTCGAGTGCCCCGCGCCTCACCGACCCGCGGCGCATCCCCCCCGACGCGCGACCGCCAGAACGTGCACGAGCCTCCTCGGCAGCGCCGAGAAGGCTCGTGTGTGGGCCAGAAGCTTCGGTGGGCTCAGCGCGCGCCGAAGATGCCGCGCCCGATGCGGATGATGTTCGACCCTTCCATGAGCGCCGCCTCGAAATCGTGGGTCATTCCCATCGAGAGGTATCGGCGGTTCCATCGGCGATATCCCCGTCGATCGAGGTCGTCGGCCAGGGAGCGCAGACGGCGGAAGAAGGGGCGCGAGTCGTCCGGATCATCGCGCATCGGGGGAATCGTCATCAGCCCCGCAACCTCGATGTTGTCGAGCTGCTCGATGCCCTCCATGAGGGGGATGAGGTCAGGCGGCCGCACCCCGAACTTGGTGGTCTCTCCCGACAGGTTCAGCTCGAGCAGCACCGGGCAGGTACGGTTCTGCTGCTGCGCGCGAGACGCGATGCGACGCGCCAGGTCGAGGCTGTCGACCGAGTGCACGAGATCGAAGTAATCGAGGCACGAGTTCACCTTGTTCTTCTGCAGGTGACCGATGAAGTGCCAGCGTCCGCGATCTCGACCGATGGCCTGAATCTTGGGACGACCCTCTTGAACATAGTTCTCACCGAAATCAGTGATCCCCGCTGCGATGGCCTCGCGCACGCGCGCAACCTCAACGGTCTTGGTCACCGCCACCACCGTGATATCACTGTAACGGATGCCGAGACGGTCGCAGGTCCTGCGAATTCGTGTCGTCACGCGCTCATAGCTTGCGGCTATGCTCGAGGGAGCTTGTGCGGTCTGCACGGCTCCATCACCTCCTGTTTCTCGAATATGTTGGATGTTCAGAGACGATGCGACCTGCGCCACGGGTGCACTGTGCTCGTATTGCTTGCCAGGGGCTGCGGCACGCCTCGCGAGGAGACGCGACTCACAGCCAGTTCATCAGCGTGTCACCTTCGCTGTACTGGGCCGAGCCAGAGGTGTGCCCGTCGACCTTGAGACGGAGCTCGGTCGGCTGGTCGGCGTGGTAGAGCGCCTCGTCCTTGGTGATGAGGCCCTGCTCCAGAAGTCGCGACAGGGAGGCGGTGAAGGTCTGCATGCCTTCAGACGTACCCTGCTCGATGTAGGGGTAGATCTCGTTCGTCTTGCCCTCGAGAATAAGGCTGGTGACGGTGGAGGTAGCCACCATCACCTCGACCGCGGCCACGCGGCCCTGACTGTCGGCGCGCTGGAGCAGGCGCTGAGAGACCACGCCGCGGAGCGTGTTCGCCAGCAGCATGCGGAACTGGCGCTGCTGCTCGCCGGAGAACACGTCGATCATTCGATCGACGGCCTGAACCGCGTTCTGGGTGTGGAGCGTCGACAGCACCAGGTGGCCTGTCTCGGCCGCCACGGCCGCGGTCATGATGGTCTCGGCGTCGCGCATCTCACCGATGAGAATGACGTTCGGATCTTGACGCAGCGCCTGGCGCAGACCGTCTTGGAACGACTGCGTGTCGGCGCCGAGCTCGCGCTGGGTGATGATCGACTGCTTGTCCTTGTGCAGGAACTCGATGGGGTCTTCGATGGTGATGACGTGCTTCTTCTGGGTCGCGTTGATGTGATCGATCATCGCGGCCAGGGTCGTCGACTTGCCGC
Protein-coding sequences here:
- a CDS encoding YggS family pyridoxal phosphate-dependent enzyme, which translates into the protein MAQVASSLNIQHIRETGGDGAVQTAQAPSSIAASYERVTTRIRRTCDRLGIRYSDITVVAVTKTVEVARVREAIAAGITDFGENYVQEGRPKIQAIGRDRGRWHFIGHLQKNKVNSCLDYFDLVHSVDSLDLARRIASRAQQQNRTCPVLLELNLSGETTKFGVRPPDLIPLMEGIEQLDNIEVAGLMTIPPMRDDPDDSRPFFRRLRSLADDLDRRGYRRWNRRYLSMGMTHDFEAALMEGSNIIRIGRGIFGAR
- a CDS encoding cell division protein SepF codes for the protein MAVGMLERVRRFFALEESDSYSISSSSIEALQQHPQMSAPVRQMNRSNIVNLPLRRPGAQQIVLLEPSSFGEAREVAEALKQKKPIIVNVRKTDKDLARRIVDFLSGIAYAIDGHMTKIADSIYIFAPATVEIVSQGDQPDYQKEQDSLFNSGG
- a CDS encoding type IV pilus twitching motility protein PilT gives rise to the protein MKLVDDVERKVAKLVAPIDDALEQLESFESFASQGELGFELHDLLQVMIKHNASDLHLKVGSPPTVRLDGELIPVGNDVLTDNDCKRLILGAISKSQRRQLLQSKDLDFAYAIPEARFRVNAFLSRGSVHSAFRLLRTEMPSIDSLHLPPVLKDLSLRHSGLVLVTGPAGSGKSTTLAAMIDHINATQKKHVITIEDPIEFLHKDKQSIITQRELGADTQSFQDGLRQALRQDPNVILIGEMRDAETIMTAAVAAETGHLVLSTLHTQNAVQAVDRMIDVFSGEQQRQFRMLLANTLRGVVSQRLLQRADSQGRVAAVEVMVATSTVTSLILEGKTNEIYPYIEQGTSEGMQTFTASLSRLLEQGLITKDEALYHADQPTELRLKVDGHTSGSAQYSEGDTLMNWL